GGAGCGGCGTGACCATCTTCTGCTCTCGCTGGCGACCAGCCACTTACCGCAGTACAACCGCCATCTTTGCCAGTTGAACAGGGTCAGCCGCAATACCACGCTGGCCGACATTCAGCTGCTTAAACAGCAACTGCAAGCCGGTTACGGCATTACGCTGCTTGCCAGTAAAAAAGGTGGCTATCAGCTCAAAGGGGAGGTGTTAGCGTTAAGACTTTGTGTGTTACAGATGCTGCAGCGGACCCTGAAATATGGGGATGCACAGGCAGAAATGCGCATAAGCCAGCTGATCCTGACCCGGCTGGCTGAACAGGGAGGCTGTGCCAGCACGGCCCCGCAAGCGGCAGACCGGGCCATAGTGCAGGCAGAGCAGCATCTGAAACGCGGCTTCACCGACAAAGATCGCCGGCTGCTGCATAAACTGTTGCTGTTTTGTATGCTGCCCTGTCAGCAGGAGCCGCTGATCCCCTTCAGTGACGCCCAGTTAAACTTTTTGCGCAGCCGGCCAGAGTGTGAGGCTGCTGCCCTGGTAAATGCGCTCCTTACCGAAGAAACAGGGCGGGAGCCTTCAGCAGGTAATACCCTGTTCTTCACCCTCCTGCTTGCCATCAGTAAAAGCCTCAACCGTCCTCCGGCTACCGGCAAGGCTGACCGTGAGTTAATCGCCAGTATTCACCGGTTGATTAACGACTTTCAGGCCCTGTCGGGGATCGCCTTTACTGACGTTTCCCAGCTGGTCAGCCGGTTATTTGCCCACCTTGGCCCTGCGTTACACCGCTGCCTGTTTCATATTCCCAGTGAAAATGTTCTGCGTCAGGAAGTGATGCAGCACTATCCGCTGATTTTTCGACTCTGCCGGCAGGTTATCTGCACGCTGGAATCGGCTTATCAGGTGGAATTTAATGATGATGAACTGAGCTATGTGGCAATAGGTTTTGCGGCCTGGCTGGATAAACGCAAGGAAACCCGCGAGCAGTCGCTGATTCTGGTTACTGAGGGTGGGCTCTCTTCTACGGCGATGCTGGAAAACCAGTTGCGTAATCTGACGGTGGTTCCGCTGGCTATCCGGCACGCTTCGGTCAGTCAGCTGGAGGGCTTAGCCTCTGGCTCGCGCCTGATAGTTTCCACGGTAGCCTTACCGGCTGAAGAGTTTCCTGGCGTTACCGTTATCCGGGTACAGCATATGCTGGCGGCTCATGAAAAATCACTGATCCGCCAGCTGCTGGAAAGGTTTAACGAGATCAACGGCGGGGACGCCGGAGCCAGCCGCCTGTTGCAGACAGAGGCAGGCGCCGCCAGTGAGCTTCATTAATACCCGCCACCAGCGAAGCCTGAACTGTCATCGGTGAGTGCAGTGATATCCGCCACCAGCGAAGCCTGAACTGTCATCGGTGAGTGCAGTGATGCCAGCCATCAACCGATACCAGTGAAATGCAGTGATATCCGCCCGGCCCGGTGGTTTTTCTCAGCTCATAACGCTGACCTGAGCGGCGACGATACGCCAGCCGCAGGGCATTTTTACCCATGTCTGCTGCTGGCGGCCGATTTTATCGGTCCCTTCGCGGGTGAACTCCGTGCTGCACACGGCGTAATCTTCCCCAAAGGTGGTGATCACCGTATGGCGTAAATCACGATCCAGCCCTCTGGAAGGGCGGGAAGCCCGAAAGGCGCGGATCTCCTCAATACCATAAAGGTTTTCACCGGCGCCAAGACGCACTGTCCTGGCGTCGTGCCAGAACAGCTCGTCCAGCACCACAGTGTCGTTGCTGACCAGGGCCTGTTCATAGCGATAAAAGGCGGCAGTGACTTCAGCCAGAATAGCCGGGCGATCGATATATTCACTTTTCATATTCAGGCACTCAGGTTAGCGGGCGCGGCTTTGGCAATGCCCATTTTTTCCAGCGCCCATGCTGCGCGCAGGCAGGCTTCTTCTTTAAACGGCGCGGCAATCAGCTGTAAACCCATCGGCAAACCGCCAGGTGTCTGTAGCGGCACCGTAGTCACCGGCAGGCCGAGGAAGGAGATCGGCTGCGTCAGCATTCCCATACTGGCGCGAATCGGCAAATCGGTACCGTTGATCTGCATCGTTTCCTGACCGATCAGGGTGGCACTGGACGGGGTGGCTGGAGCAATCAGCACATCGAACCGATCAAACAACGGCAGCACCTGCTGTTTGAAATGGTGACGGAAGCGCTGAGCCTGCACATACCAGGCTGAAGGGATCATCGCCCCGGCCAGCAGACGTTCGCGAGACAGCGGTTCAAAGCGTTCCGGTGAGTTTCGGAGCGCGGGCAGGTAAGCATTGCCACCTTCGGCAGCAGTAATAATAAAGGCGGAAGTGCGGGCCAGTTCGGTTTCGGGAAACAGCACTTCATCCTGAGCATTCAGCGCCTTAGCGGCAACTGCGACGGCGGCACGGGCATCGTCATTGCACCAGGTCTGAAAATAGCCGCCCAGCACGCCAAAGCGCAGGTTATCCAGCCCGTGCTCCAGCAACCGGTGCGCGGGATGAATCGCTTTTTCAGCCTGGAAGCTGTCCTGCGGATCGCGCCCCTGCAGGGCGTCGTACACTATCGCCAGATCTTCTGTGCTGCGGGCAAAAGGGCCAATGTGATCCAGGCTGGCGACAAAGGGATGGCTGCCGCTGCGGGAGAGGCGGCCAAACGTCGGTTTCAGACCAAAGATGCCACACAGTGAGGCAGGCACGCGGATTGAACCGTTGGTATCTGTTCCCAGGGAGAAGTTCACCAGGCCAGCGGCCACGGCAGCGGCTGAACCGCCCGAGGAACCTCCGGCAATACGTTGCAGATCGCGGGGGTTTCTCGTCGCGCCATAGTGGCTGTTTTCGGTGGTGAAGCCGTAAGCGTAGGCATCCATATTCAGCATCCCTGACAGCAGGGCACCGGATTCAGCCAGTTTGTTTACCGCCCAGCCGTCCTGCTTCGCCAGCGGACGGTCGCTGAATAAACTGGCTCCGGCCAGCGTGGGATGACCGGCAACATCAAACAGATTTTTTACCGCATAAGGCACGGCGGCCAGCGGGGGCAGCGTGTGCCCCTCTTTGCGCAGGCGATCGATCCGGGCCGCCTCATTCAGCATGCGGTCCTGCGTCACCTGAGTCCAGGCGTTGATCGCCGGGTTCAGCTGTTCAATGTTGTCCAGCGTCTGCCGGGCGATTTCGCGGGCGCTGAACTCGCCT
This genomic window from Erwinia sp. E_sp_B01_1 contains:
- a CDS encoding PRD domain-containing protein; translated protein: MQIDHVAVILLKEVATEPGLTVKGLCQRTGLPLRHFYYRWGKINDWLSQHHFSPLSKDPRKGLMLAKGEAEAVLNRLATLSGAEYKLQAGERRDHLLLSLATSHLPQYNRHLCQLNRVSRNTTLADIQLLKQQLQAGYGITLLASKKGGYQLKGEVLALRLCVLQMLQRTLKYGDAQAEMRISQLILTRLAEQGGCASTAPQAADRAIVQAEQHLKRGFTDKDRRLLHKLLLFCMLPCQQEPLIPFSDAQLNFLRSRPECEAAALVNALLTEETGREPSAGNTLFFTLLLAISKSLNRPPATGKADRELIASIHRLINDFQALSGIAFTDVSQLVSRLFAHLGPALHRCLFHIPSENVLRQEVMQHYPLIFRLCRQVICTLESAYQVEFNDDELSYVAIGFAAWLDKRKETREQSLILVTEGGLSSTAMLENQLRNLTVVPLAIRHASVSQLEGLASGSRLIVSTVALPAEEFPGVTVIRVQHMLAAHEKSLIRQLLERFNEINGGDAGASRLLQTEAGAASELH
- a CDS encoding AtzE family amidohydrolase, coding for MNPASLPISELQSALAKGEFSAREIARQTLDNIEQLNPAINAWTQVTQDRMLNEAARIDRLRKEGHTLPPLAAVPYAVKNLFDVAGHPTLAGASLFSDRPLAKQDGWAVNKLAESGALLSGMLNMDAYAYGFTTENSHYGATRNPRDLQRIAGGSSGGSAAAVAAGLVNFSLGTDTNGSIRVPASLCGIFGLKPTFGRLSRSGSHPFVASLDHIGPFARSTEDLAIVYDALQGRDPQDSFQAEKAIHPAHRLLEHGLDNLRFGVLGGYFQTWCNDDARAAVAVAAKALNAQDEVLFPETELARTSAFIITAAEGGNAYLPALRNSPERFEPLSRERLLAGAMIPSAWYVQAQRFRHHFKQQVLPLFDRFDVLIAPATPSSATLIGQETMQINGTDLPIRASMGMLTQPISFLGLPVTTVPLQTPGGLPMGLQLIAAPFKEEACLRAAWALEKMGIAKAAPANLSA
- the hpxZ gene encoding oxalurate catabolism protein HpxZ, giving the protein MKSEYIDRPAILAEVTAAFYRYEQALVSNDTVVLDELFWHDARTVRLGAGENLYGIEEIRAFRASRPSRGLDRDLRHTVITTFGEDYAVCSTEFTREGTDKIGRQQQTWVKMPCGWRIVAAQVSVMS